From the Ensifer adhaerens genome, the window GGTCCCGACGGCGTATCCCAGTGCAGCGAGCCGAAAAGTCCGCCGGTGACGGCGAGCGCCCCGATGACCGAGGCAAGCGCCGCCATCACCTCTGGCGAAGTCGAGAAGCGCCGTGCGGTCGCGGCCGGGATGATCAGGAGCGAGGTGATAAGCAGAATGCCGACGATCTTCATGGCGATCGCGATCACAAGCGCCATCAAAAGCATGAAGAAGAGCCGTGTGCGCTCGGGCTTCAGCCCCTCGGCTTCGGCCAGCTCGGGATTGACGGTCGAAGCCAAGAGCGGCCGCCAGAGATAGACGATCGCAAAGATCACCAGGATGCCACCACCCCAGATGATGTCGATATCGGATTCGGAGACCGCGAGAATGTCGCCGAAGAGGAAGCCGACCAGATCGATGCGCACCCAGGTCATGAAGGCGACGATGACGAGGCCGACGGACAGCGCCGAATGGGAGAGGATGCCAAGCAACGCATCCGTCGACAGCGCGCCGCGCCGCTGCAGGAAGAGGAGCAGCACCGAGACGACGGAAGCGACGATGAAGACGCTGAGCATCAGATTGAGCTCGAGCAGCAGCGACAGCGCCACACCGAGCAGCGCCGAATGCGCCATGGTGTCACCGAAATAGGCCATGCGGCGCCAGATGACGAAGCAGCCGAGCGGCCCGGCCATGACGGCGATACCGATGCCAGCGATCAGCGCGCGCACGAAGAAGTCGTCAAGCATCGCGCTTCTCCTTCGCGTCGTAGCCATGCAGCCGGGTGTGATGGCCGCAGCCGCAATCCTCGCCGTGGTCGTGCACGTTTTCCTCGTGATCGTGGTGGTGGCCGTCGCCGGGGTAGCAATGCTCGGTAATCGAACCGTCCGCATGCAGCACCCGGCCATCGGGCAGATGGGTGTGATCGTGGTGGTGGCTGTAGACGGCAAGCGCATTGGCGGCCCGACGTCCGAAGAGCTTCTGGTATTCGGGGCTCTGGCTGACCACCTGCGGCGTGCCGCGGCAGCAGACATGGCCGTTCAGGCAGACGACCGTATCGGTCTCGGCCATGACGATGTGCAGGTCGTGCGAGATCAACAGGATGCCGCAGCCGGTGCGGTTGCGGATCTGCTTGATCAGTTCGTAGAGCGCGATCTCACCGCTGAAATCGACCCCCTGCACCGGCTCGTCGAGTACCAGCAGGTCCGGCTTGCGGGCAATGGCGCGGGCGAGCAGCGCGCGCTGGAACTCGCCACCGGAGAGATGCTGCACCTCGGATTTCGCCAGGTGCAGCACGCCGGTCGCCGACAGCGCTTCCTCGATCTCCCGGCCCTTCAGTGGCCCGGTCAGCGTCATCAGCCGTTCGACCGTCAAAGGCAGCGTCCAGTCGACGCTGAGCTTCTGCGGCACGTAGCCGACCTTCAGGCCCGGCTTGCGCTCGACATAGCCCTCGTCCGGCTTCAGCACGCCGATCGCCGTCTTCGCCGTCGTCGATTTGCCCGAGCCATTCGGCCCGATCAGCGTGACGATCTCGCCCGGGCTGATCGAGAACTCGACGCCGCGCACCAGCCAGCGGCCGTTGCGGCGCACGCCGGTATTGCTGAGATTGACCAGCGGCAGCGTTTCTGGGGAGCGGAAATTCAGCATGAAAAAATTCCGGATTGGATGGTTGCCACTGGCTATCGCACACGTTATAGCATAACGCAATTGATGTAATAACATTACATTACTGCTTCAAGACCGGCAACGGCCTCTCGCAGTGATGCCTCGCATGCCCGACAGCGCGCCCGGTCGATGCGGCCAGGTGCGTCATTCAAGCCCGGAGAACCCGATGAAATCGACATCCGCCCTGCTCTTTGCCTCCACCATGCTCTTCGCCGCGCCGGCATTCGCTGCCGGCCCCAATGTGGTGGTCTCGATCAAGCCGATCCACTCCCTCGTCGCCTCGATCATGCAGGGTGTCGGCGAGCCATCGCTGATCGTCGAGGGCGCGGCCTCCCCGCACACCTACAACATGAAACCCTCCAACGCCTCGGCCCTGCAGGCGGCGAAGGTGGTCTTCTGGGTCGGCCCCGGGCTCGAAGCCTTCCTCGACAAGCCGCTCGATGCGCTTTCCGGTGACGCAAAGGTGGTGGAACTCAGCGAGGCCCCGGGCATCGAGAAGCTGAAGTTCCGCGAAGGCGGTGCCTTCGAAGCCCATGACCACGGCGAAGAGGGCGAGGAAGGCCACAAGCATGCGGAAGGCGAAGCGGAACACGATCACGCCGCAGCGCCGGAAGCGGCCGAAGCGCACGAGGGGCACGATCACGACCACGGTCATGGCGACACCGACATGCACATGTGGCTCGACCCAATGAATGCCAAGGCGATGGCCGCCGAGATCGAAAAGACGCTCGCCGCGGCCGATCCGGACAATGCCGGCGCCTACAAGGCCAATCTGGAAGCGCTGAACAAGCGGCTGGATGGGCTCGACGCCAAGCTGACGGAGACCGTGGCGCCGGTGAAGGACAAGCCCTTCGTCGTCTTCCACGACGCCTACCAGTATTTCGAGCATCGCTACAAGGTCCGCGTCGCCGGCTCGATCACCGTCAGCCCGGAGGTGCTGCCGGGTGCGGAGCGGCTGTCGCAGATCCACGCCAAGATCAAGGAATTGGGTGCAACCTGCGTCTTTGCCGAGCCGCAGTTCGAGCCGAAGCTGATCAATGTGGTGATCGAGGGAACGCCGGCCAAATCCGGCACGCTCGACCCGGAGGCCGGCACACTCGACGCCGGCCCGGACCTCTATTTCCAGATGATGGAAGGCATCGGCACGTCGCTGAAGACCTGCCTCGCCTCGGCAAGCTGACCCGTCCTCCCAAGACGGTTTGGGTGGGCGCCAACTCGAACAAGGGCAGCGCCCACCTCTCTCCGCTGGCAAGACGTGGTATGGCATGCTTGCAAGCGGTTCCCCCCGCACTCCGTCATCCTCGCCCTTGTGGCGGGAATCCAGCGGCCCGACATCCGTCGGGTCAAAAGATTCTTCCGGCCCAATGACTTGGGCCAATCCGCAGTTCCTTTGGAACTGCCAGGGATTCCTGTGACAACCACAGGAATGACGGCCGTTATTGGCCGTGCCCTTGTCATCAGGCCCTCCCGATCAGAGGCGACCTTCTCAGCAGGCTGAGGCGGGCGATCGCGCTCGCCTTTTTCATCCGCAACATTCGTAACGATATAACATTATAGGATCGATCGATGGAAAAGCTTCCCGTCACCGTGCTCTCCGGCTTTCTCGGCGCCGGCAAGACGACCCTGCTCAATCACTTGCTCTCCAACCGCGACGGCCTGCGCGTCGCCGTCATCGTCAATGACATGAGCGAGGTCAACATCGATGCAGCGCTGGTGCGCGACGGCGGCGCCGGTCTGTCGCGCACGGAAGAGGAACTGGTAGAAATGACCAATGGCTGCATCTGTTGCACGCTGCGCGACGATCTCCTGAAGGAGGTCCGCATCCTCGCGGAACAGAGCCGCTTCGACTATCTGCTGATCGAATCGAGCGGCATTTCCGAGCCCCTGCCCGTCGCCACCACCTTCGATTTTCGCGACGAGGACGGTGAAAGCCTGGCCGATGTCGCGCGCCTCGACACGATGGTGACGGTCGTCGACGCCGTGAACCTGATCGCTAACTATTCCTCGCTCGATTTCCTCGCCGATCGCGGTGAGACCGCCGGCGAAGGCGATACGCGCACGCTGGTCGACCTCCTGGTCGAGCAGATCGAATTTGCCGATGTCGTCGTCCTCAACAAGATCGGCACGGCGACGCCCGAGCAGGTGGATGCCGCCCGCAAGATCATCGTCGGGCTCAATCCCGATGCGCGGCTGATCGAGACCGATTTCGGCAAGGTCAACCTGCGCGAGGTGCTTGGAACCGGCCGCTTCGATCTCGCCAAGGCGGAAGAGCATCCGCTCTGGTACAAGGAACTGCATGGTTTCAAAGACCACATCCCGGAGACCGAGGAGTATGGCATCCGCTCCTTCGTCTATCGTGCCCGCCGTCCGCTCGACCCCATGCGCTTCCAGGCGTTCCTCAACCGCTCCTGGCCGGGCGTGCTCCGCGCCAAGGGTTTCTTCTGGCTCGCGACCCGCCCACACTACGTCGGCGAGATCAGCCAGGCGGGGCCGCTGGTCCGTACAGGAAAGATGGGCCTTTGGTGGTCGGCCGTGCCGAAGGAGCAGTGGCCGCGTGATCCGGGTTTCCTGAAGGCAGTCGGTCCCTACCTGGATCCGGTCTGGGGCGATCGCCGCCAGGAGATCGTGTTCATCGGCGCCGACCCGATGGACGAGGCAAATCTTCGCGCCGAACTCGACGCCTGCTTGATTGCCGACGAGAGCTTCCATCCGGAGCGCTGGCGCGATCTCGCCGATCCCTTCGCCAGCTGGTCGCCACGGGCCGCCTGATGGCAGACACTGCGCGCGCGCCGCGCCGACCACGCTTCATCTGCATGGCGCTCAACTCCGCCGGGCGTCCGGTGCCGATGTTCGATCCCTTTCTCGGGGATGCACCCGGGAGCGAAGTGGATATGCTGGATGTAGCGGGCGAGATCGAAGGACTGCTGTTTGGAGAACGACCGGGCGCCGTCACCGCCCTTGGAAACGGCAAAGGGGCGGCGTAGTGAACGCCACCCCTTTGTTGTATCGGCGATCCGTGAGGATCAGCGAACCGTGGTCAGGCCGACGATGACGCCGGTTGCAAGGCTGATCAGCAGGAAGTCGTTGCCAGACCGCACCCACTGCTGGCCGCGCGGCGGCGGGCGCAGCTTGTAGTAACGGTAGTCGCGCACCTGCGCCATGTGGCGGCGTTCGGCCGGCGACAGGCGATGACCGCGCGCCCAGCGCTCCTTCTTCTTGACGATCACGCGCTTCTCGATCGTGACGTGCTTGTCGACATGGCGGTCGACGTGACGATCCATATGGCGATCGCCATTCCGGTCGATTGGGCGGCGGGAGCGATCATAATTCTGCGCCACCTCGAAAGATCCTGCCGGCTGGGCAAGGGCCGCGACCGGCGTGATCAGAACGGAGCTGGCGACCAGCGCGATCAGGAGACGTTTCATTCGGGTGTCCTTTCGTTGTATGCACCCGGAAACTAGGCCACGCTTCCTGAACCGAATATGAAACTCTACATTACAAATACGTAATGATATCTGATGCTTATTCGTATTTTCTAATGTTTTTGCATTAGCCCGCACCAAGACTGACGTAACGGAAGCAATCGAAATCGGCGGGCTTGCCGGCACCGGATGTATCGAAGGCGAACATGCCGGCGAAGGCGCCGGTGAAGGATCCATGCTCGCCGCGGCCACCCTCGTCCGAGACCACGCCCGCATCGAGAACCGGGCCGACCGCGCGCCAATCGCCTGCCCGCCTCTCCCGCCAGAAGAACTGCAGATCGTTGTCGCGGATCTCCATGGCAAGCTCGATCGGGCCATCCGGAATGGCGACGCCGCTGCCAAGCGGAAATTCCAGCCGGCCATGCGGGAAATCACCCGGACATGACAGGATCGTCAGCGCCCGCCCCAGCGTTTCATGCCAGGTGACGCCGAGTGCATGGAACTTGTGGCGGTTGTAGTAATGCGTCAGGCCCGCGACCTGCTGGTAGGTTTCGGCCGTGAAGTCGACGGCTGTTTCGGCGCGGAAGGAATGATGCTCCTGCCGCCGCGCCACCAGCGCCTGCTCGAACCAGCTGCCGATGCTCTCGCGGCCGAAGAGCCGGAGATGACCGGCTCTCCTCTCCGGCGAGAAGATCCGCTCCGGCCGCGGCGTGCGCAGCCACTGGAACTCCAGAGGAAGTGCGTCGTCGTCGAAATCCGTCTCCACGACATCAGGCGCCTGCAGCTCTTCCACCGGCCCCGGCGCGGGCACGAGCACCTCTGGCACCGGGCCGCCATTCTCCAGATAGAGCCAGCCGTCGTCGCGCCAGACGCATTTCTGCAGCGCCGTCTCGCGGCCGAGCGTGCAGCGGCGCAGAGGCGCAAGCGGCCGGCCGGTCAGGTGCGTGTGATAGGCCTGGCCATCAGGCGTTTCGACATATTGCCCGTGACCGGCACGCTGCAACGGCGCATCCGGGTGATCCTTTGACGTGATCAGATAGGTATCCGGGTGCATTTCATAGGGGCCGTCGATGGAGCGTGAGCGCGCCATTGTGACGGCGTGGTCGTAGCCGGTGCCGCCTTCCGCCGTCGTCAGGTAATACCAGCCGTTCTTCTTGAAGAGATGCGGACCCTCGACGAGGCCGAGCGGCGAACCGGCAAAGATGTTCTTCACCGGGCCGACGAGCTTGCGGGTGCGCTCGTCCCACTCCTGCAGCAGGATGCCGTCGAAGGCCGGATGTTTCGGCGAACCGCCGAAGCTTTCAGTCCGGTGGTTCCACTGCATGTTGAGGAACCACTTGCGCCCATCGTCGTCATGAAACAGCGACGGGTCGAAGCCTGAGGAATTGACGTAGACCGGATCCGACCAGGTCGTCTCGATCGCCTCTGCCGTGACGATGTAATTGTGCGCGTCCTTGAAGTTGCCGTCGAAGCGCTTGACGTCGGTGTAGACCAGCCAGAACAGGCCGTCGTCGTAAGAGAGACACGGCGCCCAGATGCCGCAGCTGTCCGGGTTGCCGCGCATGTCGAGTTGGCTTGCGCGCTCCAGCGGCCGGCGGATGACCTTCCAGTTCACCAGATCCCGCGAGTGGTGGATCTGCACGCCCGGGTACCATTCGAAGGTAGAGGTCGCGATGTAATAGTCGTCTCCGACGCGGCAGATCGATGGGTCCGGGTTGAAGCCCCTAAGGATCGGGTTGCGGATCATGGCGGTCATGTTTTAGGCGTCCTCCGTTGGTGCGCGCATCCGATCTTAAAAATCATACGATTTCAAGACTGCAACGTTGCAGTAAGACGCACGCACCGACCTCCGTGGCCACCTTTCCACACCGATTCGCACGGCTTGCGGGCCGGCAGGAACCGCCCGCCCATCGTCGGGCAGCCGTTGCAAAACGGGTTTGCACAAACAATGAGCAGAGCGCCGTGACAGCCTATTCTACTTTAGTCGGAGGCGGCCGAACTACACGGGAAAATCGCATCTCGGACTTGAACGCTCGCTTGAAATCGGCACTCTGGCTGTGCTTGGCACAACAACGATAAGAGCCACTGCGGGGAGGAAATCGATGAGAGCTTTGCTCGGCTTCAGCCGACTTATAGACACGATCACGGAATTCATCGGCAAGGCGGTTTCATGGCTCATCCTGGCGGCCGTGCTCGTCAGCGCCGGAAACGCCGTCATCCGAAAGATCTTCAACATGTCGTCGAACGCCTGGCTCGAGGCACAATGGTACCTGTTCGGCGCCGCCTTCATGTTCGCCGCCGCCTACACGCTCAGCCAGAACGAACATATCCGCATCGACGTGGTGTACGGCCAGTTCTCGCGCCGCGTGCAGCACTGGATCGACCTGCTGGGGCATATCTTCTTCCTGATGCCCTTCGTGCTGCTGGTGCTCTATTACCTCTTCCCCTACGTGAAGATGTCCTACGTATCGGGCGAGGTCTCTTCCTCGGCCGGCGGCCTGATCATCTGGCCCGCCAAGGCCATCCTGCTCTTCGGCTTTCTGCTGCTCGCGTTTCAGGGCGTATCCGAGATCATCAAGAAGATCGCGATCATGACCGGCAACATGGAGGACCCGACACCCTACGTGCCGACCCATGCGCCGCTTGACGATGTCGTTTCGCCGGAGACCCGTCCATGATCGAATTCATCGCTGAAAACCTGGCGCCGATCATGTTCGCGTCGCTGATCGTGTTCCTGTTGCTGGGATACCCGGTCGCCTTCTCCCTCGCCGCCAACGGCCTCCTGTTCTTCATCATCGGCGTCGAACTCGCACCGCTGTCGGACTCGATCAATCTTTCCTGGCCGCTGCTCAATGCGCTGCCGGACCGGTTCTGGGGGGTGATGTCGAACGACACATTGCTTGCCATCCCCTTCTTTACCTTCATGGGGATCGTCCTCGAGAAATCGGGCATGGCCGAAGACCTGCTCGACACGATCGGCCAGCTCTTCGGACCGATCCGCGGCGGTCTTGCCTATGCGGTCATCTTCGTCGGCGCGCTGCTTGCAGCCACCACCGGTGTCGTTGCCGCCTCGGTCATCGCCATGGGCCTGATCTCGCTGCCGATCATGCTGCGCTACGGCTATGACCGGAAGGTCGCCTCGGGCGTCATCGCCGCCTCGGGCACGCTTGCCCAGATCATCCCGCCGTCGCTCGTCCTGATCGTCCTTGCCGATCAGCTCGGCCGCTCGGTCGGCGACATGTATGCCGGCGCCCTGATCCCGGGCCTCGTGCTCACGGGTCTCTACATGGTCTACATTCTGATCATGACGGTCCTGAAGCGTGACTCGATGCCGGCGCTGCCACCGGAAGCCCGCACGCTCGGCTCCGGCGTCACCTCGCTGATCATCGCGCTCATCGTCGCCGGCGCCTTTGCCTATGCGGCGCATGTCTACCTCTATCCGACCCATGGCGAGAACGCCGATATCCTCGGCGCAACCGTGGGCGTCGCCTTCATCTACGTCGTCGCCCTGCTCGATCGCGGCCTGAAGATCAATGCGATGTCCAGGCTCGCCCAGCAGGTCATCATCGTGCTGATCCCGCCGCTGGCGCTGATCTTCCTCGTTCTCGGCACCATCTTCCTCGGCATCGCCACGCCGACCGAAGGCGGCGCCATGGGGGCCGTCGGTGCGCTGATCATGGCTGCCGCCAAGGGCCGGCTCCACATGGACGTCGTGCGTGGCGCGCTGACGGCAACGACACGGCTTTCGGCCTTCGTGCTGTTCATCCTCATCGGTGCGCGCGTCTTCTCGCTCACCTTCTACGGGGTCAACGGCCACCTCTGGGTCGAATATCTGCTGACGGCAATGCCGGGCGGCGAAACCGGCTTCCTGATCGCCGTCAACCTGCTCGTCTTCTTCCTGGCCTTCTTCCTGGATTTCTTCGAGCTCGCCTTCATCATCGTGCCGCTCCTGGCGCCCGCTGCCGACAAGCTCGGCATCGACCTCATCTGGTTCGGCGTGTTGCTCGGCATCAACATGCAGACGAGCTTCATGCATCCGCCCTTCGGCTTCGCGCTCTTCTATCTGCGCTCGGTCGCGGCAAAGGTTCCCTATCTCGACAAGCTCACCGGCAAGACGATCCAACCGGTGACGACCGGCCAGATCTACTGGGGTGCGGTGCCCTTCGTCGGCATCCAGATCCTGATGGTGGCGCTGACGATCATGTTCCCGCAGATGGTCATGCACTACAAGGGAACGGGACCGGTCGTCGACCCGAACACCATCAAGATCGAGGTTCCGGGATTTGCTCCGGGCGGCGGTCTCGGACTTCCGGACAATGGCGGCGGGCTCGGACTGCCGGGTGGCCTGCAGCTTCCGGGCGGCAGCCCGCTGGACCAGAAGCCCGCCGACCAGGGCGGCGGCGCTCAACCGCAGCCGGCACCGTCAAACGACCTCAGCCAGCCGCCGTCGTTTGGCACGGGTGCCCAGCCGCAGCCAGCGCCTTCAAACGATCTCAGCCAGCCGCCGTCGTTCAAGTAAGAAGGCTGACACACCAAACAGAAGGGCGGCCGCGCAAGGGTCGCCCTTTTCGTTTGCCGACAACGATGAACGATGCCTGCAGGCGGTCGGGCGCAACACACACTCTCCCTCATCCCCGTGCCTGTCAGAGGAATCCAGTCAACCCAAGTCCTCGGGCTGAAAAGAGCCTTTCGATCCGACGGACGCCGGATCGCTGGATCCCGCAAGGGCGAAGATGGGGGAGAACGAGGCACGCATATCGCCACAAGCAATCGTCGAGATCTGTCAACAATCTCAGGGCAGCCCCACCAAACGCACTCGCTCAATCGATCCGCTTGGCCGGGTTGTCGCGATACCAGTCGACGATCATGGGCATCATCTCTTCGAACGGACCTCCGACGAAGACATTGAGCAGCCCCATGCGCGCGGCGCTTTCATTGCGAAAATCATGCATCGTCCCGCGCGGGATGACGCAAAGCGAGCCCTTCGGCATCTGGTGCCAGATGTCGCCGACGAGCACGCTGGCGGTGCCCTCGATCACATAGAAGATCTCGTCATTGTCATCGTGCTTGTGGGCGCCCGGCCCCTCGTGTCGGGCCTCCAGCCACCATTCCGAGACGGAAAAGCGCCCCGCGGTCTCCGGCCCATCGGCTTTGAACACCGCCTGGATCGCGCCCATTTCGTACCGCCGGCCGCCATCGGGGCCGAGCACGACCGATTGAGCTTCGCTTGGCATGGCTGCTCCTCCGCTCCGTTGAGGCCGCAACCCTACCACGAAATCGCTTTGTTGGCCGGTCGATGTCTTCAGACGAAAAAGCCGCCCGCAACAGATGTTGCGAACGGCTCCTGACCTGTCGGCAATAGGCGAAAAGCTTAGAGCTTGCCGCCGCGCTGCTGGATCATCATGAAGGTATCGTAGTTGTATTCGGCGATCTGGGCGTTGAGGTAGTACTCGCCGCGGAAGGCCTTGATCGAGTCCCAGATCTTCTTGAAGGTCGGGTTCGAGTCTTCCATTTCGGCATAGACTTCGTTTGCCTTGTCGAAGCAGGCCGAGAGGATTTCGGCGCTGAACGGGCTGAGCTTGGCGCCGGACGCAACGAGGCGCTTGATCGCCGCCGGGTTCAGATAGTCGTACTTCTGCAGCATGTTCGCGTCGGTCGCATGGCACGCGGTGCGCAGCAGCGACTGGTAGTTCTTCGGCAGACCCTCGAAGGCCGCCTTGTTGAACATGGCGTGAACCGTTGGGCCACCTTCCCACCAGCCGGGATAATAGTAGTAGGGCGCGACCTTGTAGAAGCCGAGCTTCTCGTCGTCATATGGGCCGACCCATTCGGCAGCGTCGATGGTGCCTTTTTCCAGTGCCGGATAGATGTCGCCGCCGGCGATCTGCTGCGGCACGACGCCGAGCTTTTCGACGACCTTGCCGGCGAAACCGCCGATACGCATCTTCAGGCCCTGCATGTCGGCGACCGTCTTGATCTCCTTGCGGAACCAGCCGCCCATCTGCACGCCGGTGTTGCCGCCGGGGAAGCCGACAAGGCCCTGGGTGCCGAGGAATTCGTTGAAGAGATCGATCCCACCGCCGTGATAGTGCCAGGCGTTCATGCCGCGCGCGTTGAGCGCGAAGGGAACGGCCGCACCGAGCGCCCAGGTCGGGTCCTTGCCCCAGTAGTAGTAGGCGACCGTGTGGCAGGCCTCGACCGTACCGGCCGCAGCGGCGTCAGCCGCCTGCAGGCCGGGCACGATTTCGCCGGCTGCAAAGACCTGGATCTGGAAAGCGCCGTCGGTTGCTTCGGACACGTATTTCGCCAGCACTTCGCCGCCGCCATAGATCGTGTCGAGAGACTTCGGGAACGACGACGCCAGGCGCCAGTTGACCTTGGGGTTTGCCTGCGCGATGGCCGGCGTCGCAAGCGCGGCAGCACCTGCGGCCGCCAAGCCGCCGAGGCTTGCGTTTTTGATAAATGAACGGCGATCCATGGTTCCTCCCCTAGTTCTCGCCTGAAGGGCGGGCGCGATCAGCGCCACCACCCACTTATCCACCCCCTGCCCCTTCCCGGCCGATGGTGGCTCCTCCTCGTTACCCGCCGAAAGCGACACGGATCCGCGTCGCAACCGGTGGGCATTGTCGCACCTTACAGAAACACAAAACCATGTCCAGAAGGCGCCTTCCGGCGCATATTCGACTTTTGTCTAATGCGCCGGAAGATAGCCCGGTCTGCCCAAAATCAAGGCAAATCAATGTTTTCAGCAGACCTCAGCGTTCGGCCGAGGAGGCCCAGAGGTTGATGTCGGCTTCGCGTGCATAGAGATCGATTTCCGCCAGTTCGTCTGCCGTGAACGTGTCGTTCTCCAGCGCCTTGACGCAATCGACGATCTGCTCGGAGCGGCTGGCGCCGATCAGCGCCGAGGTGATCCGGCCTTCGCGCAGCACCCAGGCAAGCGCCATCTGCGCCAGCGTCTGGCCGCGCTTTTCAGCAATGCCGTTCAGCTTGCGAATGTTGTCGATGATCTCCGGACGAATGAAGTCCTTCTTCAGGAAGTGGTTCTGCGCCGCGCGGCTGTCGCTCGGAATGCCCTGCAGATACTTGGTCGTCAGCATGCCTTGAGCGAGCGGCGAGAAGACGATCGAGCCGATGCCGAGATCTTCGAGCGTGTGGATCAGGCCATCATCTTCGATCCAGCGGTTGAGCATGGAATAGCTCGGCTGGTGGATGAGGCACGGCGTGCCAAGATCCTTCAGGATCGCCGCCGCCTCGCGGGTGCGCTGCGAGTTGTAGGAGGAGATGCCGACATAGAGCGCCCGGCCGGACCGCACGATATGATCGAGCGCGCCGCAGGTTTCCTCAAGCGGCGTCTCCGGATCGAAGCGGTGCGAATAGAAGATGTCGACATAGTCGAGACCCATGCGCTTCAGGCTCTGGTCGCAGGAGGCGATCATGTACTTGCGGCTGCCCCATTCGCCATAGGGACCGGCCCACATGTCGTAGCCGGCCTTGGACGAGATGATCAGCTCGTCGCGCAGGCCCGCGAAATCCGTGCGCATGATTTCGCCGAAGGCGGTCTCGGCCGAGCCCGGAGGCGGGCCGTAATTGTTGGCGAGGTCGAAATGGGTGATGCCGAGATCAAACGCGGTGCGGCACATGTCGACCTTGCGGTCATGCGGCGTGTCGCCACCGAAATTGTGCCAGAGCCCCAGCGAAATCGCAGGCAGCTTCAGGCCGGAACGGCCGACGCGGTTATACTTCATGGTGTCGTAGCGGTTTTCCGCCGGTAGCCAGGTCATCGCAAATCCTCCGCGATCGGTATCCGGATGGCGTGGGAACAGCCATCCAGCGAACTCAAGGGGCTCCGCAGTGCTCGCGGAAACCCCACAGGAAAAGCTCTAGCGCATATGCGGAAGACCCGGAATCGATATCGAGGTGATTTGCACACTTTCGCGTTGCGGCCCAGGCTGCCTAAACCGCCTGGAGGTTATCCGATTTCGCCAAGAGCAAACGGTCGTCGTGTGTTTCATATCGGGTAGCTGGCGTTCGCCCCGTCGCAGGTACCGGCGTCGACAGGAGTTTCACCGGCAACGGGAAAGGCACATTCCGACCAGACGCTTCGATGCGCTCTTTTTTTGAAAGCATCATGTCAAGCAGTCCGGCATTGCTCTCGGTGGTACAAAGCCAATCCGGCGCCAATTCGTGACGTACGAAACTGGAATCCTCCGATCGCACGCCGATCATGGCGAGAAGCTTCACCTCCGTACTTTCGGCTCGCTTGTCACCAGGCTCGCACCATTGCGTACCGCCCGAAGCTATATCCATTGCGACATCCGGCGCCATGAGATGAAGGATGAGTATCGCCGTTGCAGCATCGCATTCGGGCTGCGTCACAACCCATAACAGGACGTCGTAGAGCTCTTCGTAGTCCCAATTGAGACCAGGCAACAGATGCCACAGATCTGGATCTCGCGGCGCTTCAGTCCTCAACCACTGCAAAATGTCTGGAATCTCCCAGAAATAATATTCTGCCGCCCAACGGGCATCCGAGGCCCGTTTAGCCTCCGCGTCGAGCTTGGCTTGGCGCCTCACCCGCCTGTACCTGGCCACGCGATCGATCATCCGTCGGGCGTACGATCTGCGTGGCGGCGGCCCACCGTAAATGTCGCGCAATTGTTGGAACGTCTTCTGCTCTTGCTTGGAAAGCCGGGTGAGCGTGCGCTTGAATTCGCGATCGTTCATGCACGTTGTCGCGTGCAACAATTCGACAAAGCGCATCTCACGTTTGGTAAGGTCGGCAAATGCCGGCGGCGGACCA encodes:
- a CDS encoding glycoside hydrolase family 43 protein, which produces MTAMIRNPILRGFNPDPSICRVGDDYYIATSTFEWYPGVQIHHSRDLVNWKVIRRPLERASQLDMRGNPDSCGIWAPCLSYDDGLFWLVYTDVKRFDGNFKDAHNYIVTAEAIETTWSDPVYVNSSGFDPSLFHDDDGRKWFLNMQWNHRTESFGGSPKHPAFDGILLQEWDERTRKLVGPVKNIFAGSPLGLVEGPHLFKKNGWYYLTTAEGGTGYDHAVTMARSRSIDGPYEMHPDTYLITSKDHPDAPLQRAGHGQYVETPDGQAYHTHLTGRPLAPLRRCTLGRETALQKCVWRDDGWLYLENGGPVPEVLVPAPGPVEELQAPDVVETDFDDDALPLEFQWLRTPRPERIFSPERRAGHLRLFGRESIGSWFEQALVARRQEHHSFRAETAVDFTAETYQQVAGLTHYYNRHKFHALGVTWHETLGRALTILSCPGDFPHGRLEFPLGSGVAIPDGPIELAMEIRDNDLQFFWRERRAGDWRAVGPVLDAGVVSDEGGRGEHGSFTGAFAGMFAFDTSGAGKPADFDCFRYVSLGAG
- a CDS encoding TRAP transporter small permease subunit; the protein is MRALLGFSRLIDTITEFIGKAVSWLILAAVLVSAGNAVIRKIFNMSSNAWLEAQWYLFGAAFMFAAAYTLSQNEHIRIDVVYGQFSRRVQHWIDLLGHIFFLMPFVLLVLYYLFPYVKMSYVSGEVSSSAGGLIIWPAKAILLFGFLLLAFQGVSEIIKKIAIMTGNMEDPTPYVPTHAPLDDVVSPETRP
- a CDS encoding TRAP transporter large permease, with the translated sequence MIEFIAENLAPIMFASLIVFLLLGYPVAFSLAANGLLFFIIGVELAPLSDSINLSWPLLNALPDRFWGVMSNDTLLAIPFFTFMGIVLEKSGMAEDLLDTIGQLFGPIRGGLAYAVIFVGALLAATTGVVAASVIAMGLISLPIMLRYGYDRKVASGVIAASGTLAQIIPPSLVLIVLADQLGRSVGDMYAGALIPGLVLTGLYMVYILIMTVLKRDSMPALPPEARTLGSGVTSLIIALIVAGAFAYAAHVYLYPTHGENADILGATVGVAFIYVVALLDRGLKINAMSRLAQQVIIVLIPPLALIFLVLGTIFLGIATPTEGGAMGAVGALIMAAAKGRLHMDVVRGALTATTRLSAFVLFILIGARVFSLTFYGVNGHLWVEYLLTAMPGGETGFLIAVNLLVFFLAFFLDFFELAFIIVPLLAPAADKLGIDLIWFGVLLGINMQTSFMHPPFGFALFYLRSVAAKVPYLDKLTGKTIQPVTTGQIYWGAVPFVGIQILMVALTIMFPQMVMHYKGTGPVVDPNTIKIEVPGFAPGGGLGLPDNGGGLGLPGGLQLPGGSPLDQKPADQGGGAQPQPAPSNDLSQPPSFGTGAQPQPAPSNDLSQPPSFK
- a CDS encoding cupin domain-containing protein produces the protein MPSEAQSVVLGPDGGRRYEMGAIQAVFKADGPETAGRFSVSEWWLEARHEGPGAHKHDDNDEIFYVIEGTASVLVGDIWHQMPKGSLCVIPRGTMHDFRNESAARMGLLNVFVGGPFEEMMPMIVDWYRDNPAKRID
- a CDS encoding TRAP transporter substrate-binding protein, whose product is MDRRSFIKNASLGGLAAAGAAALATPAIAQANPKVNWRLASSFPKSLDTIYGGGEVLAKYVSEATDGAFQIQVFAAGEIVPGLQAADAAAAGTVEACHTVAYYYWGKDPTWALGAAVPFALNARGMNAWHYHGGGIDLFNEFLGTQGLVGFPGGNTGVQMGGWFRKEIKTVADMQGLKMRIGGFAGKVVEKLGVVPQQIAGGDIYPALEKGTIDAAEWVGPYDDEKLGFYKVAPYYYYPGWWEGGPTVHAMFNKAAFEGLPKNYQSLLRTACHATDANMLQKYDYLNPAAIKRLVASGAKLSPFSAEILSACFDKANEVYAEMEDSNPTFKKIWDSIKAFRGEYYLNAQIAEYNYDTFMMIQQRGGKL